The DNA region ggtggattttcttgaaataattcgaactgtcaaaaatccaccaaatcatctaccggtggatacttttctaccacagttttttgtgcgatcaatgtggtagatgctttggtggatttttgacagttcgaattatttcaagaaaatccaccgcggttaaccaaatcaaattaacaatagtaTTCAGACCTTTTttcaaactgcttgtaatttaagataggtaagtcagatcttgatcATTCTTACTCCACAAAAATTGTCATTTctgaacctttctaaaaatatataacatgtgagggtttgatgaaaaaccacccttttaccataattttaatttaatatggaacagtttttttaacataactttttaaatacatgataaaactgaatgaatttaaatagcaacataggggacgttaagacggatcgattaaaaacgTTCCGGCCAAAATCAGTTGAGCCTGtaacgagatattccagtgacattgattcgatacacatgtctacatacagccaaacacacagacatttgctcagctggtgattctgagtcgatatgtacaaatgaaggtaggtctaggaggtctaattaaaaagttcatttttcgagtgattttatagccttttctcagtaaggtgaggaaggcaaaacaaagtACACATAAATTGCTTGTGCTTGTGAAGGGtcttacgatttttctattagtaaattaatcACAACACTTACACTATTCGCTAGTTcaatagacaaaaaaaaaacaaaacacagtgaCATCATACTGCACAAAACAGCTTGAAATGTGCTCGAgcattaaaaaatgcataacaaacattaaatttgtataaaaagaATAGAATTTATGTTACAAAAACACAGCCTACTTTGTTTCCATAGTTTAAGTACTAGTATTTATGTTTAGAGGTTTTAGTTTATATACAACGTTTAGCCAGTATCAGCCTAAACTCCACTCTTAAATTGGATCAACATGAAAAATCATACCATTCCGGAGGGTAGAGAATGTGACATTCCCCACAGTCGACCACCACTACGGATATGTCCAGTtggcatgaaattaaaaaaaaaatagtcacatAGCTTAGCTGAATTATCGAGATTAATCGTTCAGATGCATTCTATAATCACTTGAAATTTGATCTGTATCGATCTCATGAAATATTAACATCTCTGTAGTGCTATTAGAGGACATCAAGTGGCGTCCttcgaaatgtttttttcttcttctttttctatgCATCTTGTACTAACTTTACCTCGACCTAAATGTAGATGATGGATATCCATTCATTTTGCTGTACATCTTCACTATCTTCTATTcttatgctgctgctgctgcttcttcttTCTTTTAATATATTCCTTTGACTGCCCCACAGGCGCACACACTTCTCCCGTTCAGCACAGGGAttcttcttcacttcttccTTCTTCTCTACACGAACCTTATCCCCCCCTCTTCTGACCACTGGCTTTCGCTGGGACGATTTGATGGTAGAGGAAGTGAAAAAAACGCCAACAATTCTCTTGAAtcaagaaaaaagcaaaacctAACACCAAATTCAGGAATCCTTCGTCATTTAGCACGCAGCATCGCGATTTATTTTGCTGGCAGAAGCTAAGTGTCCGGACTTTTcacttcaaaatattgatagatAACTTTTCACgagacgtcgtcgtcgtttctGAAAAGACTGGTGGCGCTGCGTGGTGGTGACAGCGCTTATTACGAGTTCGCGTTAAATGCTTGCAGACAGGGTTGTCGAAAGTCGGAAAATCTGTACCAGGGCAACATATATCTGTACtgtcatttagaacaaatttgcaACAAAACAATTCAGGGactgttcttttattacgtcaCGCAGTTTGAGGGATTAGGGCGGGGTCGAGGGCAATGTGTGAAGCGAGGAGGGGTCCAAAATCTTTTTACGTTacgtattgcgcgtattcccgaaaaagacacgcggcataccagcctcgaaacgacgcgccgcattttcggcaaatgcgcgctgtcaaatcccccCAGTcgcgacgttctagcaggattctagcaggtTTCTTACAGaactggatattcttacagcattgtAGCAGGtttgttccaccgttctagctgGATTCTGACCACGGGGTTGGGCACATGGTTGATCCGTAGCGCATTGGATTTACTTCCGTAAATATTTCGTAAATATCGTAAATACAAGCGTAAATATTATTTATCTGCACGATATTCGGAATTGAATTTTGCTCCGTGTGGATAGTGACAGTTCAGAACTGTCACTTGTTTGTTTCCTTCATTTACAAACTGTCACCGCTCCAATCTTGAGGTATATTTTGTCACCTTCAGGATTTCCGGTGCCCTACGAAGATTGGGACAGCGGGACCAGAAACGATGACGGCAGGACCGTCGATGAAGCGGTCCCTGCCGGCCGAACTTCCACCACCATCACAATCCGACCGCTGCCGTTACCGCAAGCCCAACCGGACCCGGGCATGCTGGAGCTGCTCACCAGCTCGGAGAACCATGCCCGCGTGTTGGAAGCCCGAGCCGTCGCAGTCAGAAAGCCGGCAGACCCCGCAGAACCAACGACGACGCAAGTGTACTGGGGCAAAATAACGACCAAAAAGCACAAAATGTGGGAGGGCGACGGAACGTTGACCATCGTGGCCGGAAGAGCCTCACGTTGGGCGACGAGGACGGCAAGGTGATTGGGAGCTCCGGGTTGGTGAAGGGGGAGGAGCTGGAGGAGGGTTCGCGGTTGAGCAAGGAGGTTGAACTGGTGGAGCGGATTGATGGGGAGGTGGCTAAGGAAAATGATGTGCCGGTGAAGAGGGTTCGATTCGAGGCGAGAGGAGGTTTAGGCCGCCGGCGGAGTCGATGTGCGCCGGGAGTCCGATTGTGGTGTCGAGCTGGTTGGGACTGTGGGGAGGAAGCGATTGCGGAGGACTTTGTTCCATTGATGATGCGGGAGCCTTTGTTCGATCAGTGGAAGTATAACAAAGGGTTGCGTTTCGTACTGCGTGGCTAAGCATTTGCGGCCTCACCGGTGGGAAGGGTTTTGGGAATG from Culex quinquefasciatus strain JHB chromosome 3, VPISU_Cqui_1.0_pri_paternal, whole genome shotgun sequence includes:
- the LOC119769023 gene encoding putative protein TPRXL, translated to MNVKIRSCFNHFVISRSQLSTKLLGVTIRTRFTTGCPPISSAKIAPNCSESSRFIPKTLPTATSPSIRSTSSTSLLNREPSSSSSPFTNPELPITLPSSSPNYTCVVVGSAGSAGFLTATARASNTRAWFSELVSSSSMPGSGWACGNGSGRIVMVVEVRPAGTASSTVLPSSFLVPLSQSS